CCCCTCATACACAGATGCAGAATCTGTCGTTGTCTGAGCATAGATTTTAGGGCTAAATAGAATTATAAAAAGTAATAAAACTATTTTTTTCATAATAAATTCTCTCATTTAGTTAAACCATATTTTATTAAACAATCTTTTATTGTAGTATCCCAATATGTACCATCATATGATCCCGAATTATCATAATTCATAAAGTAGTACCCTGTTTCAGGCAGTGGGCTAAGGTAACTCGGATTAAGCGGTACCATCTGATAACCAATTCCAAATTTCGCAAGTTCTTTAAAGACTAAATCATAATTCATGAAATTATGGTTATTAGTATCTGTGATTCCGTTATTTTTTAAAAAATCTCTCCAATGCTGTTTAATATTGTCTGGTGTACCTATTCCACCAAAAGCGCTCTGAAATTTAGACCAATCAGACAATTGTAAATACAGCAGCTCATGATAACCTGCAATAACGTAAGAAAAAGAATATTTGTCAACAGAGAAATTGGCAATCATGTTGTACAATGTATAAAAATCTGATTTGCTCGGAATAACATTATCATCGGGATGCGTGTGGTACATGCCTGTAAATCTCTGGTCTTGGGAATAATGAAATTTAATATCCGTATTTCCACGTACCGGCAAACCACTCATAATACCTCCCAACATATATCCATCTTCCTTATTATCTCTGAACGTGTTTCTTAACAGCGTGTCCAGCATTGATCTTATCTCCCCGTTTCCAAACAGATAAGAAACAATAAAGCAATCCGGATCATCTTTCTTTGAAACATATACAGCATTAACATTATAATTACTAGCAACATCTTCAATAATAGCCACCCTGGAATATTTATGTTCAACCGCATCGCCGTTCCAAAATAAAAACTTGCAATCGCTCCCGTTGTCATTAGCAGCAGGCGAACACCACGTGCCTCCGCGTGAGACAGAATCCTTTCCTGCACCAATTCCGCTGCATGATGAAAAAGAGTATGTTATATAATAGCAACTATTCGGAGCAGGGGCTCCACCACCACCGGCTGTTTGATTCTCATCTTTGCCCTCCGTTGAACATGTTTCCTGCATATGAGCCCTATCATTATGCTCTATCGCCAATTCCAATGCCTTTAACCCCGCACCATTTATCGGATTTGTATGGCTTACATATGCCGTGCACACAATGGTGGCTAACTCACCTCCATCAACCACATCATCAGAATTATCCGTTTTCGTTCTGTTCTTTGTTCCGTTGTATTCTGCCTGTTGCCAAAGCTTGCCGCTATGAACAATTCCTTTCTTGTATATCTCCTCTCTTATATATTCTCCTTCCAATGAGGAATATATGACCAATCCGGTGAAGTTTGGCTTGCTTAAAAAATCGTAATCTTCTCCCTGTGTTTCCACCTGCTTTGATGGTATCATGGTTACAAGATACTCATATCTCTCCCCCTTTTTGTAATTCTCCAGAAGAATGTAGAAACATTTTATTCTCACGATAGAGTCTTTAATGTTTTTTGCACCCTTTGGGGCGCACACTCCGTAAATGCCCTCCTCATTGGATTTGAACGGAACCTGAGTGTATACATATCCGTCTTCTGAAAATATCATCTCCCTGCATCTGTGCCAATCAATAAGAGAATCTACATTGATGTAATAAGTTGTGTCTGAAGATGATGTCTTAGTACCCCCCCCCCGTGGACAAAAGGTTGTACCTGTTAAGATTTACCGGGAGCGTGAACATCCCGTTTGAACCGTATGCCTTGTCATCTTCCCGTGAAGACTGGAAATAGTCTTTGGCACAGGACGATAGAAGACATAATAGTAAAGTTGAACAGAACAGCGCAAGACACTGGCACTTGGAACAACGGTGGAGCAGAGGCATGCGCCGCATTCTTACCGTTATCATATTTGTTTATGTTTAAATGTATGTTAAAGTTAGAAAAAAATTCTTTCCGTTATAGTCAAAAAAAAGTCAATTGTTGCATACCATCGCCGAGCCCACAGCTGAACCCCCTCAGAACGTACAGCTGCACCCTTCACAGAACGCACAGAAAGGCAAAAAGTTAATTACTTAACAATCTGCGTATTATAAGGGTCTGAATTTTTGAGAAAATTAAAAACGCCGTAAGTTCCTGATAGTCAAATAGGGTAATTTTTTGCCTTTCTAGGCCCTTCTGAGCCACATTTTGCAAGCCACTGTAAATCAATCCGTTTTGCAAAGTTGTGCCACAACTGTTCCCTATCTAATGCACCTTGGTCATCACCACGTTCACCGGAACAGAAAATCCATCCGGCTCTTCCGGCTCTCCTACGATATAAGTCCTTACGCCCTCTCCATTCTGCGGATACCACAAAAGTTTCTCAGCTCCGGACTTTGTGGAGAGCAGTTGAACATATCCGCCTGCTTCAAACTTTTTGTATGTCAAATCATGAAAACCCAAACATAACTTTGAAGCACCACCCATACAATATAACGCTATTGGTATTTTGACAGAAACTTCCAAAGGAATACTGTAATATGCTGTTAAATAATTCAATGGCATCTTTATCCCATGTGAATTAACCACCTCTGACGAGTTCTTATAATATGAATATGTTCCCAAATATCCGTAACGGACATTACTTTTACTGTGATCCGTAAATTGAGTTAGCTTAATAATGAAGATTTCTTTTGTTTGAGTATTTTCATATTTCCATGTTCCCTCATAAATATCTAAAGAATCCTTATATGACAAAAGGTTTTGTGCCTTTGCACTTAATCCGCACAATAACATCATACCCAGTACAACTATTATCTTTTTCATAACGGCAGCATGTTTTTTTATCTCGACAGTTTAAGGGTAATGTTCAACGTTTCTGGAACTATCGTGAATCAAATTTAGGTAAACTTTCTTTTTTCTGGAACAACCTCCTCCACAGACACATCCGGAGGATATTTTAAAAACCGCGTAGGAGGCACTTAGATTTGGGTTTTTGACAATATGTTGATTCACATAAAGTTAAGCGATTTGATTTTTCCGATTTTTGATTTTAACAATGCGTTAACACGCACACCATCAATCAATTAACAAAAACCCAAATCTAGACCCTTCTGAGCGATATTTTGAAAGCCCCTGTAAATCAATCAGTTTTTCAAAGTTGTGGCACAACATTGCAAAAAAAACGGGCAGAACAATTCTGCCCGTTTTTTCAATCTTAACTTTCTTATACGATTACCCTATACGGTCATGACCTCTTTCTCTTTGGCCTCAACAATCGTATCAATTTTCTTAGCGTAAGAGTCTGTCATCTTTTGGATTTCATCCTCTGCATCTTTGCAGATATCCTCCTCCAGACCGTCCTTTTTAAATTTCTTATGAGCCTCAACAGCATCACGTCTTGCAGTACGGACGCTCATCTTTGCATTCTCACCGGAAGTACGAGCCTCTTTGCAAAGCTCCTTGCGGCGTTCCTCTGTCAAAGGAGGAATATTAATCCTGACATTTTCTCCGTTGTTGATAGGAGTGAAACCAAGATTGGCATCCATAATCGCCTTAACTATAGGCGCTACCATCTTCTTCTCCCAAGGTTGAATAACAATAGACTTGGGGTCCGGCGTAGAGACGGAAGAAACTTTTGGAATAGCTGTAGGCGTACCGTAGTAATCAACCATAACGTTATTGAAAACAGAAGGATTAGCCTTGCCTGCTCTGAAAGTTTTCAACTCTTCCTCTAGATGCACAACAGCCTTTTCCATTTTGTCTTTGGCCTGTGCAATGCAATTTTTGGAAACAGAAATATCCATAATTATAAGTTTAAATTCTTTTTAATCCCGACAGTTATTTTTTTGCCTCTTCTATAGCAGCCTGCAATTTTGCAAACTCCTCTTTGTCATAACCAACTCCGATGTAAGCAATCTTGCCGTCCTTGCCAATCACATAATTTCTTGGAATTCCGCTTGTTGCAAACATTCCAAAAACTTTGCCGCCATCATCCAGGCCAACAGGGAATTTATATCCCTTAGACTTCATAAACTCCTCAACCTTTGCTTTAGTCTCTCTCTTGCCGTCCATTCTATCAACGCATACAACTGCAAAATCTTTTCCTGCAAATTTCTTTACAATCTCCTCCGGGAATCTTGTAAGTTCCTGTACGCAATAAGGGCACCATGTAGCCCAAAAATTGACCAAGACAACCTTGCCCTTTAAATTATTAATGTTCAATGTTTTACCATTAAGCATAGTAATGGTGAAACTTGGAACTTGTTCGCCAACTTTTACATAGTTGCCGTCTGCGTCCGCATTCTTCTGAGCGGAAGCAATACCTGCCGTAAACAATACAGCTGCCAATAACATCAAAATTTTTCTCATAATATTTTCTTCTTTTATTATTATTCCTTAGAAAAACAGTTACTTATTTCATTGTAACTGTTGTGCCAACCTTCTCTCCCTCAAGCAATTTAGTTAAATTGCCGTGAGTGTTTACATCAAAAACTATGATTGGCATATCGCTCTCTTTGCACATTGCAAAAGCTGTCTGGTCCATAACCTTAAGGTTATCAGCCAGCGCTTTGTCAAATGTTAAAGTATCATATTTCTTTGCTTTTGGATTCTTCTCCGGATCGCTATCATAAACGCCATCTACGCGCGTCCCCTTAAGCAGCGCATCCGCCTCAATCTCACAAGCTCTCAAAGCCGCCGCAGAATCTGTCGTGAAAAAAGGATTACCTGTACCTGCAGTAAAAATTGCAACGCCGCCATTCTCCAAAACCTCAATCGCCTTCTCCTTGCTGTAGTACCTTGCAACAGGTTCCATTGGAAGTGCAGTAAAGACCTCTGCATTCACCCATTTATCCTTAATAAACTGCGCAAGCGCCATACCGTTAATAACTGTCGCGAGCATACCCATCTGGTCCCCCTTTACGCGGTCAAAACCAGCCTTTGTGCCGGCTACGCCGCGGAAGATATTTCCCCCTCCAACTACAATCCCAACCTGAGTTCCGCCTTTTACAGCCTTTGCAATTTCATCCGCATATGCCCTAATAGCGTCAGAATCAAAGCCGGCTCCTTTGGAACCGCCCATGCTCTCTCCGCTAAGTTTTAGTAATACCCTCTTGAATTTCATAACTTTATCCACAAAAATCAACTACGAAAATAATTATTTAGCCCCAAAAATGCAACTTGCGTGCCTATTATTGTTTTTTAGAAACTTAGATTTTATCTTTGCCGCACAAAAATTAGAGAGGTATTATTTATGTCAAATATTTTTACAGAATCTATAGGCAGGAAGCTGGTCATGAGCATAAGCGGGTTGTTTCTTATTTTATTCCTGACAATTCACGCTTCAATTAATAGCTTGTATTTAGTTAGCAGAGAGGCATTTCAGGCAGGATGCGATTTTATGAAACTCCCTTTTATTACAGCTATTGTTCCAATACTGGCTGCCGGATTTATCGTACACATAATATATGCCTTCATCCTTTACATTAGAGATTACAAGGCACGCGGCCCTGTAAGATATGCCGTTGCAAACAAGTCACAATCAGACGGATGGGCTTCCAGGAACATGATTATTCTTGGCTTGCTGATTTTAATTGGAATAGGCTTGCACCTTTATGATTTCTGGGCAAAGATGCAGCTGCAGGAATTTTTGGGAAATGAATCTGCAAAAGGCCCTGAATCTTTGGAGTTTACATTTGGAAACTTGCGCATATACATTATGTACATTCTGTGGTTTGTATGCCTTTGGCTACACCTTAACCACGGTTTCTGGAGCGCATTCCAAACAATAGGCTGGAACAATCAAAATTGGCTTCCTCGCTTAAGGGTCATCGGCATTATTTACTCATCACTTCTTGTCCTGATTTTCATTGCCGTCGCAACAAAAGCGTTCCTGTATTCAAACTGGATGATTTGCTAATAACATTGGTTATTAACTGATAAAGACCATCTAATACCCTTGGCGATACGCCGCTGGGTTTGCATATAATGGTTTCCTGTATTGAACTCAAAGCGAGCATTATATCCTTTCTCCCGATAGTGATTATAGAGCCATAAAGTATTCTCCTCCACTTTGTTAAGAGTTTCATTCTTCACGTGGCTTTCTCTGTCCCCTAGTGATAAATATATTGAGCAAGGGGTGCGCTTCATCTCCGTTTTGCGGACATATTCTATAAAGCCTGGAAACCAGAAAGAACCGGAACCTGATATTATACCGTCAAAAATATCTGTGTTATAGCCAGCCCAAAGTGCAAACAGCCCGGCTAAAGAATACCCTGCTATAAAACGCTTTGTGGCTCCTATATTTCTTTCTACCTCCGGAATAATCTGGGAAACAATAACTTGCATCCACTGAGCCGCCTTGCCTGAACACGGAATATCTCCTGCAAACAATTTCTCAATCGGCCAGGGAGACATATCCGCATTCCAATCCACCCCGTCAATCTCAACCAAAATAAATTTTTTGGTACCTATCTTCCGGCACTGCTCCCACACAATACTCCCCTCATGCTCAAATGTATGCAGATATACAATTGGAGAAGGTGCGTTTTCCTCTCCAAAAATGTTAATCTTCTTTCCAGCTATGTTTAAACTTTTCATTTGCTATGCGAAGATAATTCAAGTTGTGCAAAATTGCATGCTCGTTTCACTCGCATGCAGTACGGCCCGGCACAAAGCGCCGTGCCGTTTTGTGGTATACGTGGCTTCGCCACGGAACTGCACGCTCCGCTTGCCTGTAAACTAGTTTATTACACGAATAAATCCCGCATGATGGAATCTGAAATGAAAAATTTATCTGTCGGGATTTTAATAATAAATTTTTCACGGCCGGAATCATCCTTAAGATTTTCTTGGAGCAGGAGATGTTCATCCTCCAGGCGGGCGATGACGGGCAAGATAATCTTTAGAAGGTCCTTGTTTAACGTGCTTAAATCCAAGCCGTTAATTTGGCGCAGACCAAGCATTATGGATTCATTGAAGATGTCTTTTTCGGTGAGAGTTTCGCCTGAACGGATTTCTTTGGTTTGCGGATTGCAGTAGTTTATAACGTTAGGGAAATTCCACTCTCGTTGATTGTGTCCGTCAAACGAATGGGCACCCGGACCAAGTCCAAGGTAGGGAGTTTTGTTCCAGTAGTTGCTGTTATGCTGTGACTGAAATGGTGAATTGCAGCAAGACTGTGATTGTGAAAATGATGACGCTGGCACCCGGCGTGCAAAGTTGGAAATCTCATATTGGTCATAACCTGCGGCAGAGAGAATATCCTGAAGCATAGCATATTGCGCAGCACATTCATCAGCGCTAAGAGGTTCGTATTTTCCATGATTGGCCAGCGCCTCCAGCGTTGTACCTTCATCTATGCTCAGCTGATAGGCTGAGATGTGGTCCGGCCGCAAAGATGTGATTTTGATTAAATTATATCTCCATTGCTGAGTGGTCAAACCCGCAAAACCAAAAATCAAATCCAGGCTAATGTTGTCAAACCCGGCATCTCTCAAAATGTGATAAGCATTTATTGCATCCGCAGAGGTATGACGGCGATGCATCCATTTAAGATGCTCATCAATAAATGATTGTACGCCCATGCTTATGCGGTTTACTCCAATAGATTTCAGACCGGCAGCA
The window above is part of the Bacteroidales bacterium genome. Proteins encoded here:
- a CDS encoding succinate dehydrogenase cytochrome b subunit, which codes for MSNIFTESIGRKLVMSISGLFLILFLTIHASINSLYLVSREAFQAGCDFMKLPFITAIVPILAAGFIVHIIYAFILYIRDYKARGPVRYAVANKSQSDGWASRNMIILGLLILIGIGLHLYDFWAKMQLQEFLGNESAKGPESLEFTFGNLRIYIMYILWFVCLWLHLNHGFWSAFQTIGWNNQNWLPRLRVIGIIYSSLLVLIFIAVATKAFLYSNWMIC
- a CDS encoding TlpA family protein disulfide reductase translates to MRKILMLLAAVLFTAGIASAQKNADADGNYVKVGEQVPSFTITMLNGKTLNINNLKGKVVLVNFWATWCPYCVQELTRFPEEIVKKFAGKDFAVVCVDRMDGKRETKAKVEEFMKSKGYKFPVGLDDGGKVFGMFATSGIPRNYVIGKDGKIAYIGVGYDKEEFAKLQAAIEEAKK
- a CDS encoding coproporphyrinogen III oxidase family protein encodes the protein MAGIYVHIPFCNSFCIYCGFYSVINKQIRESYIPALKREISGRRNFFDAGTEQNANSNFSEAGAKISTLYFGGGTPSVLQIPKLEEIVRCLKENFQFAAQVKLPAGGADKFAAEGEGKFVAGREGKFEFTVEVNPDDITPEYAAGLKSIGVNRISMGVQSFIDEHLKWMHRRHTSADAINAYHILRDAGFDNISLDLIFGFAGLTTQQWRYNLIKITSLRPDHISAYQLSIDEGTTLEALANHGKYEPLSADECAAQYAMLQDILSAAGYDQYEISNFARRVPASSFSQSQSCCNSPFQSQHNSNYWNKTPYLGLGPGAHSFDGHNQREWNFPNVINYCNPQTKEIRSGETLTEKDIFNESIMLGLRQINGLDLSTLNKDLLKIILPVIARLEDEHLLLQENLKDDSGREKFIIKIPTDKFFISDSIMRDLFV
- the pyrH gene encoding UMP kinase, with translation MKFKRVLLKLSGESMGGSKGAGFDSDAIRAYADEIAKAVKGGTQVGIVVGGGNIFRGVAGTKAGFDRVKGDQMGMLATVINGMALAQFIKDKWVNAEVFTALPMEPVARYYSKEKAIEVLENGGVAIFTAGTGNPFFTTDSAAALRACEIEADALLKGTRVDGVYDSDPEKNPKAKKYDTLTFDKALADNLKVMDQTAFAMCKESDMPIIVFDVNTHGNLTKLLEGEKVGTTVTMK
- the frr gene encoding ribosome recycling factor, with product MDISVSKNCIAQAKDKMEKAVVHLEEELKTFRAGKANPSVFNNVMVDYYGTPTAIPKVSSVSTPDPKSIVIQPWEKKMVAPIVKAIMDANLGFTPINNGENVRINIPPLTEERRKELCKEARTSGENAKMSVRTARRDAVEAHKKFKKDGLEEDICKDAEDEIQKMTDSYAKKIDTIVEAKEKEVMTV
- a CDS encoding alpha/beta hydrolase-fold protein, whose product is MKSLNIAGKKINIFGEENAPSPIVYLHTFEHEGSIVWEQCRKIGTKKFILVEIDGVDWNADMSPWPIEKLFAGDIPCSGKAAQWMQVIVSQIIPEVERNIGATKRFIAGYSLAGLFALWAGYNTDIFDGIISGSGSFWFPGFIEYVRKTEMKRTPCSIYLSLGDRESHVKNETLNKVEENTLWLYNHYREKGYNARFEFNTGNHYMQTQRRIAKGIRWSLSVNNQCY